Proteins encoded within one genomic window of Synergistaceae bacterium DZ-S4:
- a CDS encoding DegT/DnrJ/EryC1/StrS family aminotransferase produces the protein MAGTELFGAEEIRAVTDVVERKMIHRYGSHSVRKGIYRVEEFENKAKWITGSKHALAVANGTAALTVALKGLGIGPGDEVITSPFTFIATIEAIVACGAVPVLGEIDSTLGLDPRSAEKLITERTGALMPVHMFGAAADMDAFMEISRIYGIPVIEDACEVVGGTYKGRFLGSIGKCGTWSFDPNKTLTVGEGGIVFTDDEDLWFMMDCYHDHGHIHSKEHDRGQEGKFGLGVNYRLSELQGALGSVALDKMDAALSRMRATKKRILDAVKDTGIKERPMHDDEGDTASHLIFMLPSTEAALCFRSAAAQAGTQFSIISENTWHFAKHWKALEDMGEKDIFGIRAPSYAPETMEGTDAILSRAVMAGLNINMSGEEVERIVSSVRYGAKTAL, from the coding sequence ATGGCAGGGACAGAGCTTTTCGGAGCAGAGGAGATAAGGGCGGTTACAGATGTCGTAGAGAGGAAAATGATCCACAGATACGGATCTCACTCTGTCAGGAAGGGCATCTATCGTGTCGAAGAATTTGAAAACAAGGCAAAATGGATCACCGGATCAAAGCATGCGCTGGCCGTAGCAAACGGAACGGCAGCGCTGACAGTCGCGCTGAAGGGTCTGGGGATCGGGCCGGGAGACGAGGTCATAACCTCTCCCTTCACCTTCATAGCTACGATAGAGGCGATAGTCGCATGCGGAGCAGTCCCGGTCCTCGGGGAGATAGACAGCACACTGGGACTTGATCCGCGGTCCGCCGAAAAGCTGATCACGGAAAGGACCGGAGCGCTGATGCCCGTACACATGTTCGGGGCTGCGGCCGATATGGACGCATTCATGGAGATAAGCAGGATATACGGCATACCTGTAATCGAAGACGCCTGTGAGGTCGTCGGGGGGACTTACAAAGGAAGGTTTCTTGGATCGATAGGAAAATGCGGGACCTGGAGCTTCGATCCGAACAAGACCCTGACCGTCGGAGAGGGTGGGATCGTCTTTACGGATGATGAGGACCTCTGGTTCATGATGGATTGCTACCACGACCACGGCCACATCCACAGCAAGGAGCACGACCGCGGACAGGAGGGAAAGTTCGGGCTCGGGGTCAATTACAGACTAAGCGAACTTCAGGGAGCACTGGGATCGGTCGCGCTTGACAAGATGGACGCTGCTCTAAGCAGGATGAGGGCGACAAAGAAAAGGATACTGGATGCCGTAAAAGATACGGGCATAAAGGAGAGGCCCATGCATGATGATGAGGGTGACACCGCATCCCACCTCATATTCATGCTCCCCTCGACTGAAGCCGCTCTGTGCTTTAGGAGCGCCGCCGCACAAGCCGGGACACAATTCAGCATAATATCGGAAAACACCTGGCACTTCGCCAAACATTGGAAGGCGCTGGAAGATATGGGGGAAAAAGATATCTTCGGGATAAGGGCGCCCTCCTACGCACCCGAGACGATGGAAGGTACGGATGCGATCTTAAGCAGAGCTGTCATGGCGGGGCTGAATATCAACATGAGCGGCGAAGAGGTCGAGCGGATCGTCAGCTCGGTCAGGTATGGTGCGAAAACAGCACTTTGA
- a CDS encoding aminotransferase class I/II-fold pyridoxal phosphate-dependent enzyme, translating into MRDFISSRIKMIKPSGIRRLFDIANEIPDVISLGVGEPDFDTPWHIREEGIYALQKGRTFYTSNSGLPELREEICKNIKRKYGLDYNSKNEVVVTIGGSEAIDIALRTLIDPGDEIVYPEPCFVSYQPCILLSDGVPVPIELSAETEFRLTPEKLESAITEKTKALLISYPSNPTGAIMERADLEKIADVVRRHDIMVITDEIYSELSYKDRHVSIANMPGMQERTILINGFSKAYAMTGWRLGYALAPARIMEYMLKIHQFAIMSAPTISQYAAVSALRDGDKDIEMMKESYDQRRRFLMETFREMGLPCFEPYGAFYVFPDISEFGMNSEEFCTALLKAENVAVVPGSAFGECGDRHVRISYAYSVDTLKEAMKRLSRFVQELRGKHRS; encoded by the coding sequence ATGAGGGACTTTATCTCCTCCAGGATCAAAATGATAAAGCCTTCGGGCATACGCAGGCTATTCGACATAGCCAACGAGATACCCGACGTGATATCCCTCGGTGTCGGCGAGCCTGACTTCGATACCCCCTGGCACATAAGGGAGGAGGGCATCTACGCACTCCAAAAGGGCCGGACCTTTTACACCTCAAACTCCGGGCTTCCCGAGCTGCGGGAAGAGATATGCAAAAACATAAAGAGGAAGTACGGCCTCGATTACAACAGCAAAAACGAGGTTGTTGTGACGATAGGCGGCAGCGAAGCTATAGACATCGCACTCAGAACACTTATCGACCCGGGGGACGAGATCGTCTACCCCGAACCCTGCTTCGTCTCCTACCAGCCCTGTATACTGCTCTCGGACGGAGTCCCCGTACCAATAGAGCTGAGCGCAGAGACCGAATTCCGCCTTACGCCGGAGAAGCTTGAAAGCGCGATCACAGAAAAAACAAAGGCGCTCCTTATTTCATACCCGAGCAACCCGACCGGGGCGATAATGGAGAGGGCAGACCTTGAGAAGATAGCCGACGTCGTACGCAGACATGACATCATGGTGATAACGGACGAGATATACAGCGAGCTTTCCTACAAAGACCGCCATGTCAGCATTGCCAATATGCCGGGAATGCAGGAGAGGACCATACTGATCAACGGTTTTTCAAAGGCCTACGCCATGACCGGCTGGCGTCTGGGATATGCACTGGCCCCGGCCCGCATCATGGAATACATGCTCAAGATCCATCAGTTCGCGATAATGTCTGCCCCTACTATCAGCCAGTATGCGGCTGTTTCAGCTCTGCGCGACGGGGACAAAGACATTGAAATGATGAAGGAGTCATACGACCAGAGGAGACGATTCCTGATGGAGACCTTCAGGGAGATGGGACTGCCATGCTTCGAGCCCTACGGGGCCTTCTACGTCTTCCCGGACATTTCCGAGTTCGGCATGAACTCGGAGGAGTTCTGCACGGCCCTGCTGAAGGCGGAGAACGTAGCTGTCGTGCCCGGGTCTGCCTTCGGTGAGTGCGGTGACAGACATGTCAGGATATCCTACGCTTATTCGGTCGATACACTCAAAGAGGCTATGAAAAGGCTCAGCCGTTTCGTCCAGGAACTCCGGGGAAAACATCGTTCCTAA
- a CDS encoding iron-containing alcohol dehydrogenase — MKIPADMDSFINAAPWWSTEFETEVVCTKEGVDDLLERARRESRHPFYVLDSSLRGQKAFSVLFEGSPVMIFDATSSEPKTEDVDFLTGMIRSDPEGSDLIVAAGGGSVMDLAKAAALCTANPGPSSRYQGYGMEMKRGLETWVLPTLSGTGAEITPIAVLRGPEKKLGINNRFAAPSVAFIDPQLSSGAKKFNRFYTLMDCYYHHYEITKSRTCSAEALADASQGVILAKEALSRRLEGYETETAIMAAMASVLGGSSSIGGRVGAAHALSYGLSNSSLTLPHSVAVTISMLALEEIYPDGYAETLRFLELNGMEIPKASDYGIREKDIPKMTKTALGMEKLWESCFGTGLNKEVLSGSIADKYRKISEA; from the coding sequence ATGAAAATACCCGCTGATATGGACAGTTTTATAAATGCCGCTCCGTGGTGGAGCACTGAATTCGAGACTGAGGTGGTCTGTACTAAAGAAGGTGTTGATGATTTGCTGGAAAGGGCCCGGAGAGAGTCTAGGCATCCCTTTTATGTGCTGGACAGCTCGCTTCGGGGACAGAAGGCCTTCTCTGTTCTTTTTGAGGGATCTCCGGTCATGATCTTCGACGCCACCTCATCCGAACCAAAAACAGAGGATGTCGACTTCCTGACCGGGATGATCAGGTCGGATCCGGAGGGCTCGGATCTCATAGTTGCGGCAGGAGGCGGATCTGTGATGGACCTGGCCAAGGCGGCCGCTCTCTGTACGGCAAACCCCGGCCCCTCGTCACGATACCAGGGTTACGGCATGGAAATGAAAAGGGGGCTTGAAACGTGGGTCCTTCCCACGCTTAGCGGCACCGGAGCGGAGATCACACCCATAGCCGTACTCAGGGGTCCGGAAAAGAAGCTTGGCATAAACAACAGGTTCGCCGCTCCCTCTGTTGCCTTCATCGACCCGCAGCTTTCGTCCGGAGCAAAAAAATTCAACAGGTTCTACACTCTCATGGACTGCTACTACCACCACTACGAGATCACAAAAAGCAGGACCTGTTCGGCAGAGGCGCTCGCGGATGCTTCGCAGGGAGTGATCCTGGCGAAGGAGGCCCTCTCCCGCAGGCTCGAAGGATATGAAACTGAAACTGCGATAATGGCTGCGATGGCGTCAGTACTGGGCGGAAGCAGCAGTATAGGGGGAAGGGTCGGGGCTGCACATGCCCTTTCGTACGGACTCAGCAACTCTTCTCTCACACTGCCTCACAGCGTTGCCGTAACGATATCCATGCTCGCCCTGGAGGAGATATATCCTGACGGCTATGCGGAGACCCTCAGATTCCTTGAGCTGAACGGAATGGAGATTCCAAAGGCATCAGACTACGGGATCCGAGAAAAAGATATCCCAAAGATGACGAAAACCGCACTTGGAATGGAAAAGCTCTGGGAGAGCTGTTTCGGGACAGGCCTAAATAAAGAGGTTTTGTCAGGATCCATTGCAGACAAATACAGAAAAATATCAGAAGCATAA